The Rhizobium leguminosarum DNA segment ATATAGACGATGTTGTCGTTCTTCAGGCAGTTTGCCGAACGGACCGACAATTCGAGTTCGTCCACCTTCTTGAGGAGAGCCGGGTTGAAAGCGAGTTCGGTGACTGCTTCCTCTTCGGTTTCCTTCTGCGGCTCGTCGAAGTTGACGAAGACGCCAAGCTGATCCTGGAGGATGCGCGCCGCAAAAGCGACGGCGTCTTCACCGGTGATCGAGCCATCGGTTTCGATGGTCATGTTCAGCTTGTCGTAGTCGAGAACCTGTCCTTCGCGGGTATTTTCAACCTTGTAGGACACCTTCTTGACCGGCGAATAAAGGCTGTCGACCGGGATGAGACCGATCGGAGCATCTTCCGCACGATTACGTTCGGCCGGAACGTAGCCCTTGCCGTTGTTGACGGTGAACTCCATGCGGATTTCGGCACCCTCGTCGAGCGTGCAGATGACATGCTCGGGGTTGAGGATTTCGATATCGCCGACCGTCTGGATGTCGCCAGCCGTGACAACACCCGGACCCTGCTTGCGCACCATCATGCGCTTTGCGTCGTCGCCATCCATCTTGATGGCGATTTCCTTGATGTTGAGCACGATGTCCGTCACGTCTTCGCGGACGCCCGGAATCGAGGAGAATTCATGCAGCACACCATCGATCTGCACCGCCGTGACGGCAGCGCCGCGCAGCGAGGAGAGCAGAACGCGGCGAAGCGCATTGCCGAGGGTGAGGCCGAAGCCGCGCTCCAGCGGTTCGGCAACAAGCGTCGCCCTGGTGCGCGAGCTCGAGGAGAACTCCACCTTGTTCGGCTTGATCAGTTCCTGCCAGTTCTTCTGAATCATGAGTTTGCCTTCCGTTCGTTGCCACCATCCAATCGTGGCAACCGAGCTTGAAAACCACCGGGAGCGCCAAGGCGCTCACCAGTGACGAGAGCGATGATCAGACGCGGCGCTTCTTGCGCGGACGGCAGCCATTGTGCGGGATCGGGGTCACGTCGCGGATGGACGTGATCATGAAACCAGCAGCCTGGAGCGCGCGCAGAGCCGATTCGCGACCCGAACCCGGACCACAAACTTCGACTTCCAGCGACTTCATGCCGTGCTCCTGAGCCTTCTTGGCGCAGTCTTCGGCAGCCATCTGGGCAGCGAACGGGGTCGACTTGCGCGAGCCCTTGAAGCCCTTGGCGCCAGCCGAAGACCAAGCAATCGCGTTGCCCTGGGCATCGGTGATGGTGATCATCGTGTTGTTGAAGGTCGAGTTGACGTGAGCGACACCCGACGAGATATTCTTGCGTTCACGACGGCGAACGCGGACGGCTTCCTTAGCCATGGTATTCCTTTCGTTGATCTCTTCACCGCCGTAACGCCAGCGGCTACACCAGAACGGCGCCTATATGGTCCCGCTCCAAACTCAAAAGAGGCCGGCGCAGACCGCCAGCCTCCCTACCCCGGTTTCCCGGAAATTACTTCTTCTTGCTAGCGATTGCCTTTGCCGGGCCCTTGCGGGTACGGGCATTGGTGTGCGTGCGCTGACCGCGGACCGGAAGGCCGCGGCGATGACGCAAGCCGCGGTAGCAGCCGAGGTCCATCAGGCGCTTGATGTTCATCGAGGTTTCGCGACGAAGATCGCCTTCGACCTGATAGTCGCGGTCGATGGCTTCGCGGATCTGAAGGACTTCGGCGTCCGTCAGCTGATGCACACGACGTTCAGCCGGGATACCGACTTTCTCGACGATTTCCTGTGCGAATTTCGTACCGATCCCGTGAATGTAGGTCAGCGCGATAACAACGCGCTTCGCAGTCGGGATGTTGACGCCAGCGATACGTGCCACGCCTGTTCTCCTTGCATTCCAGTTGCCATCCGGCAAGTGGGCTTCGTTATGCGGTCTTTAGAACCGCTCGTTCAGATTTACGTCCGCAACATGTCAAAACGACCGCACCCGGACTTCCCTGGGAAATCCGCGCCGATCGCATGGAATGTCGCGAGTTGGCGCGGTGTTTAGCGGAATCACTGCTGAAAAGCAACCGTTCCGCCAAGTTTATTTTCAAAGCCTTAAAGCTTCGAAAGAATGTTTTCGACCTCGGCCGTCACCCGATCGATCTCTGCCATGCCGTCCACGGACTTGAGTTTGCCCTTGGCATGGTAATAGCCGATCAGCGGCGAGGTTTCCTTGTAGTAGACCTGCAGCCGAGCCGTCATGGTCTCCGGGTTGTCATCAGGACGGCGCTTGAAGTGCGTGGAACCGCACTTGTCGCACACACCTTCCGCAGCCGGAACCTTATCGGTATCGTGATAGACGCTGCCGCACTGTGCGCAGGAGTAGCGACCGGCGACGCGACGGACCAGTTCGTCATCGTCGACACGGAATTCGATAACGACGGACAGGCCGAGACCCTTTGCCCTCAGCATCGCTTCCGTGGCGTCCGCCTGGACGAGCGTCCTGGGGAAACCGTCGAGAATGAAGCCGTTGGCGCAATCGGGTTGATCGATACGCTCGGAGACGATGGCGATAACGATCTCATCCGAGACAAGTTTGCCGGCGTCCATGACTGCCTTGGCGCGCTTGCCGACATCCGTGCCGGCGTTAACCGCTGCACGCAGCATGTCCCCCGTGGAAAGCTGCGGAATGCCGTGCTTTTCCACGATCCGCTGGGCCTGGGTTCCCTTACCCGCACCCGGCGGCCCCAAAAGGATAAGTCTCATCGCCCCCTCTTTCCTCCACGCAACTTCGATTTCTTGATCAGGCCTTCGTATTGCTGCGCGATCAGGTGACCCTGGATCTGTGCAACCGTATCAAGAGTTACGCTAACCACGATCAAAAGCGAAGTCCCACCAAGGGATAATGGAATGCCGGTTTGCGACACCAAGATCTCCGGAAGGATGCAGACGAAGACGAGATAGATTGCGCCGATCATCGTGATTCGAGTCAGCACATAGTCGATATATTCGGCAGTGCGCTCGCCCGGGCGGATGCCGGGAATGAAGCCGCCATGCTTCTTCAGATTGTCGGCCGTGTCCTTCGGATTGAAGACGATAGCCGTATAGAAGAAGGCGAAGAAGGCGATCAGTGCCGCATAGAGCACCATATAAAGCGGTCGGCCATGGCCGAGGGCCGCGATGATCGATGTCGCCCAGGAGGGCATTGCCGTAGTGCTGGCAAAGCCCGCAACCGTTGCCGGCAGTAGCAGCAGCGACGAGGCGAAGATCGCTGGGATGACGCCCGACGTGTTGAGCTTCAGCGGCAGGTGCGAGGTATCGCCCTGGAACATCCGGTTGCCGACCTGGCGCTTCGGATACTGAATCAAGAGCCGGCGCTGGGCACGCTCGACGAAGACGATGACGCCGATGACGCCGATCGCGACGATGATGACCAGCAGGATGAGGAAGGTCGACAATGCGCCGGTCCGGCCGAGCTCGAGCGTGCTGGCAAGAGCCGTCGGAAGACCGGCGGCGATGCCGGCGAAGATGATCAGCGAGATGCCGTTGCCGATGCCGCGCGAGGTGATCTGCTCGCCGAGCCACATCAGGAACATCGTGCCACCGAGCAGCGTCAGAACGGTGGAAACACGGAAGAAC contains these protein-coding regions:
- a CDS encoding DNA-directed RNA polymerase subunit alpha codes for the protein MIQKNWQELIKPNKVEFSSSSRTRATLVAEPLERGFGLTLGNALRRVLLSSLRGAAVTAVQIDGVLHEFSSIPGVREDVTDIVLNIKEIAIKMDGDDAKRMMVRKQGPGVVTAGDIQTVGDIEILNPEHVICTLDEGAEIRMEFTVNNGKGYVPAERNRAEDAPIGLIPVDSLYSPVKKVSYKVENTREGQVLDYDKLNMTIETDGSITGEDAVAFAARILQDQLGVFVNFDEPQKETEEEAVTELAFNPALLKKVDELELSVRSANCLKNDNIVYIGDLIQKTEAEMLRTPNFGRKSLNEIKEVLASMGLHLGMEVPAWPPENIEDLAKRYEDQY
- the rpsK gene encoding 30S ribosomal protein S11 → MAKEAVRVRRRERKNISSGVAHVNSTFNNTMITITDAQGNAIAWSSAGAKGFKGSRKSTPFAAQMAAEDCAKKAQEHGMKSLEVEVCGPGSGRESALRALQAAGFMITSIRDVTPIPHNGCRPRKKRRV
- the rpsM gene encoding 30S ribosomal protein S13, with amino-acid sequence MARIAGVNIPTAKRVVIALTYIHGIGTKFAQEIVEKVGIPAERRVHQLTDAEVLQIREAIDRDYQVEGDLRRETSMNIKRLMDLGCYRGLRHRRGLPVRGQRTHTNARTRKGPAKAIASKKK
- a CDS encoding adenylate kinase, with translation MRLILLGPPGAGKGTQAQRIVEKHGIPQLSTGDMLRAAVNAGTDVGKRAKAVMDAGKLVSDEIVIAIVSERIDQPDCANGFILDGFPRTLVQADATEAMLRAKGLGLSVVIEFRVDDDELVRRVAGRYSCAQCGSVYHDTDKVPAAEGVCDKCGSTHFKRRPDDNPETMTARLQVYYKETSPLIGYYHAKGKLKSVDGMAEIDRVTAEVENILSKL
- the secY gene encoding preprotein translocase subunit SecY encodes the protein MASAAEQLASNLNFSTFAKAEDLKKRLWFTLAALLVYRLGTHIPLPGLNPEAYAQAFRGQSGGILGLFNMFSGGAVQRMAIFALGIMPYISASIIVQLMTSVVPALENLKKEGEQGRKIINQYTRYGTVILGALQAYGIAAGLESGQGLVVDPGWFFRVSTVLTLLGGTMFLMWLGEQITSRGIGNGISLIIFAGIAAGLPTALASTLELGRTGALSTFLILLVIIVAIGVIGVIVFVERAQRRLLIQYPKRQVGNRMFQGDTSHLPLKLNTSGVIPAIFASSLLLLPATVAGFASTTAMPSWATSIIAALGHGRPLYMVLYAALIAFFAFFYTAIVFNPKDTADNLKKHGGFIPGIRPGERTAEYIDYVLTRITMIGAIYLVFVCILPEILVSQTGIPLSLGGTSLLIVVSVTLDTVAQIQGHLIAQQYEGLIKKSKLRGGKRGR